In one Butyrivibrio proteoclasticus B316 genomic region, the following are encoded:
- a CDS encoding alpha/beta fold hydrolase, with protein MDNSIKFLGEDDFLSAMENENKKWRKEHVTRGTLTSFDGTRLNYYIATPKEPRGSITIVHGMGEFWGKYHEYAWYLYQAGYKVFFMELRGHGYSEGKVSDPQLIYIDDYNTYAEDLLSFVETVVVPESDGLDMKLICHSMGGAISVLFLEKHPQYFKSAILNSPMLKMKAEKNLSPFVIFFLKLYGKIFRKEKSIAPNQKRFDQNTTLENSSAKSRSRFEYQLALRKKDEHYQTTGATLGWALASVKVTKDIFKHINNIKIPIDIFTAGQDHLINPAGYDMFKEMLPQTRIHAYNESRHEIFNADEATRKRYYTEVLEVLNGK; from the coding sequence ATGGACAATTCAATCAAGTTTCTCGGAGAAGATGATTTCCTCTCCGCAATGGAAAACGAAAACAAAAAATGGCGCAAAGAGCACGTCACAAGAGGAACGCTCACAAGCTTTGACGGAACCAGACTTAACTACTACATTGCTACTCCCAAAGAGCCCAGGGGAAGTATTACGATAGTCCACGGAATGGGCGAATTCTGGGGAAAATATCACGAATATGCCTGGTATTTATATCAGGCAGGCTACAAGGTATTTTTCATGGAACTAAGAGGCCATGGATACTCAGAGGGTAAAGTTTCAGACCCGCAGCTCATCTATATCGATGACTACAATACCTACGCTGAGGATCTTCTTAGTTTTGTTGAAACAGTGGTAGTTCCTGAAAGTGACGGCCTTGATATGAAGCTGATATGTCATTCAATGGGAGGCGCAATATCTGTGCTCTTTTTGGAAAAGCATCCCCAATACTTCAAATCAGCAATCCTGAATTCACCGATGCTCAAGATGAAAGCAGAAAAAAATCTATCGCCATTTGTCATTTTCTTTCTAAAACTATATGGAAAGATCTTCAGGAAGGAAAAGAGTATTGCTCCAAACCAGAAGCGTTTTGACCAGAACACGACTTTAGAAAACAGCAGTGCCAAATCAAGGTCCCGTTTTGAATATCAGCTCGCTCTTCGCAAGAAAGATGAACATTATCAGACCACAGGAGCCACTCTTGGCTGGGCACTTGCAAGCGTCAAAGTCACGAAGGACATTTTCAAACATATCAATAATATAAAAATACCGATAGATATCTTTACAGCAGGCCAGGATCATTTGATTAACCCTGCAGGCTATGATATGTTTAAAGAGATGCTTCCCCAAACCAGAATTCACGCCTATAATGAGTCAAGGCATGAAATATTCAATGCGGACGAAGCCACTCGCAAACGCTATTACACTGAAGTTCTTGAGGTTCTAAATGGCAAATAA